In uncultured Desulfuromonas sp., the genomic stretch CAACCGTCCAGCGTCTCTTCCTCAATGAGAAAGATGACCTCTGAATATACGCTATTCGCGTGAAATCGTTTTATTTCACTTCCGAAAAAATAACCGAACGTCAGGTCTCCCTCCTCAAATACCAATGTCCTGTTTCCGAATATATTCCAATGGACTTCAGAATGGCCGGCAATCCTGTAATTGCAAAAATAAAATCCTTTCTTCTGCGTGTTTTGGATAACGATATCCTGATCGGTGGTTAACGTATGGGCGTGCATACGCACGCCGTTTCCCGCGCCATAGACCCAAAAAGCGCCTTTTCCCAATCGATTCGGAAAAGAGTTCCGCAGGTCTATTCTTTGTGATGAGCAGATACCGTCAGGTAAAAATAGTTCCGAGAACTCTTCTTCACTCATCCAATAAGCCATATTTTCCCTTTTCCGTTAAGCATATTCCAAAAACCGCTAAAGCAATATTGTACTATCATATCGCTTTCAATTGATATTAAAAACCAAAATCAACAACTGGAGGAAGATAGTGATGACGAGGGTAACAAACGTATTGATGATCGTATTTCTGGGACTTTTTCTGTCCCCACCTCTCAGCATGGCCGAAGGGGATAATTCCGAGCTTGATCCGATAATCGTAATCGCAAATAAAATCTCTCAGGATGTGACCGAGGTTACCTCAAGTATTTCGGTTATTACAGAAGAAGAAGTGAAAATCCGGGAGATTAATGAGATTCAGGACCTCTACAGAACCATTCCCAATATGCATCTTTTGAAGACCGGAAACAAGGGGACTCAAACCTATGGGGGCATTCGAGGGATTACGCAGCTTATGAACGGCGCTCCGGTCATTGGCTTTTTTGTTGATGACGTCTACTATCCGAGCAGTGATATTTCGCTGTTCGATATCGAGCGTATAGAAGTGCTGCGCGGGCCTCAGGGGACGCTCTATGGCCGGAACACCGAGGGCGGCGCCATCAATATCATTACAAAAAAACCGGCTGCGGACCGCTCGGGAATGATCGGCGTCGGCTACGGGAAGCACAATGACAAAGTCCTGAATTTTTCCCTTAACACCCCATTGATCGACGATACCCTGTACGCAAGAATCAGCGGCCGAGGTGTTGACACCGATGGCTATAAAACCAATACCCTTGATAATGACGATGCCGTCGATGAAAGCAGAACCATTGATCTGCGGGCAAATCTCTACTACTCGGCGACGGACAGCCTAAACATCGATGTCGGATTTGACTTTCAGAGATACAGAGGGAATTGGGCGACCTTTGCAAGCCTTGAGGCGCTGGAAAGCAATCCGCACGATGTAACCGTCAATGACCCCGGAAACCTTGACAAAGACGCTCGGGGGATTTCAATTAAGGTCGAAAAAACCCTGCCCGGAGAAAACCGGCTCATTTCAATTTCCGCATTGAGAAACGATGATTCCGACAGTGAGGAGGATCTTGATTTCACCTCCGTGGACATGCTGCGTTTTCATCTGAAAGAGGAGACGGATTCTTTTTCACAGGAATTTCGTTTTGTCTCTGACGGTGGCCCCTCAAAATTCAAATACGTCGCCGGAGCATACGGATTTTACGAAGACGCAAGTCAGTATATCGATACTTTTTTCGATCTGGACATGCTTTTCGGATCCGGTGGTAACGTCAACAGCATCAACGACGGCGAAACAAAAACCTTGGGAGGCGCGCTCTATGGAAACCTGATCTATTCAATCCTGGGGGGGCTCGATCTGAATTTTGGGCTCCGCTATGATATCGAACGCAAGGAGTTTGATTATCTCTGGGAGGGAGGCTCCGCTTTGGGCTATATGCCTCAAGAGGGAAACAAGGAGGACACCTGCAGCGCATTGCTTCCCAAATTCGGCCTTAGCTACATCGTCAATGAGAACATTATGCCCTATCTTTCGGTTAGCAAGGGCTATAAGAGCGGTGGCTACAACCTGGCTGAAAGTGTCGGTGATGAGTTTGATCCCGAATATACATGGAATTACGAAATCGGGATAAAAACCAACTGGTTCAGTGACAGATTGACATGTAATCTGGCGTTGTTTCAGATCGACTGGAACGATGTACAAATTGAGGTCATCAAAGCGGGTGGATACAGTGCCATACAGAACGCCGGTGAAGCAACATCCCGCGGCGTCGAAATTGACACAAATTTAAGGGTGACCGATTCGATCAGCCTGCGCGGCGGTTTTGGGTACTCCGACGCGACATTTGACGAGTATGAGTACAGCGGTGAAAATTACCGCGACAACAAGATTCCCAACGCTCCTGAATACACCTACATGGTCGGCGTTCGCTATGATCTGGGACGTTTTTATTTAGACGCGGAATGCCTCGGCGTCGGCAAAACCTATTTCGATGCCGCCAACACCGAAACACAGTCAGACTATAAACTTGTCAACGCAAAAATCGGTTATCGGGGCGATGGTTTCAGCGCCTATATCTGGGGTAAGAATCTCACTGACGAGGAGTACCTGACCAGAGCGTTTAAGATGTTCAACTCATGGTATGGCAAAACAGGCGATCCGCTTACCGTAGGGATGAATTTCGAGTATAAATTCTAGCAGTCTCAAGCTTTGCGGATTGTCGCGAGAAGTCGGCTGTTCGAGGGCAGATTTTTGATCATTTGAAAGCGAATAGCTGATATGGAAGGCTCCCGACCAAGGTCGGGAGCCTTCGAGAATT encodes the following:
- a CDS encoding TonB-dependent receptor gives rise to the protein MAEGDNSELDPIIVIANKISQDVTEVTSSISVITEEEVKIREINEIQDLYRTIPNMHLLKTGNKGTQTYGGIRGITQLMNGAPVIGFFVDDVYYPSSDISLFDIERIEVLRGPQGTLYGRNTEGGAINIITKKPAADRSGMIGVGYGKHNDKVLNFSLNTPLIDDTLYARISGRGVDTDGYKTNTLDNDDAVDESRTIDLRANLYYSATDSLNIDVGFDFQRYRGNWATFASLEALESNPHDVTVNDPGNLDKDARGISIKVEKTLPGENRLISISALRNDDSDSEEDLDFTSVDMLRFHLKEETDSFSQEFRFVSDGGPSKFKYVAGAYGFYEDASQYIDTFFDLDMLFGSGGNVNSINDGETKTLGGALYGNLIYSILGGLDLNFGLRYDIERKEFDYLWEGGSALGYMPQEGNKEDTCSALLPKFGLSYIVNENIMPYLSVSKGYKSGGYNLAESVGDEFDPEYTWNYEIGIKTNWFSDRLTCNLALFQIDWNDVQIEVIKAGGYSAIQNAGEATSRGVEIDTNLRVTDSISLRGGFGYSDATFDEYEYSGENYRDNKIPNAPEYTYMVGVRYDLGRFYLDAECLGVGKTYFDAANTETQSDYKLVNAKIGYRGDGFSAYIWGKNLTDEEYLTRAFKMFNSWYGKTGDPLTVGMNFEYKF